The proteins below come from a single Hirundo rustica isolate bHirRus1 chromosome 6, bHirRus1.pri.v3, whole genome shotgun sequence genomic window:
- the LOC120754543 gene encoding retinol dehydrogenase 12-like isoform X1 encodes MTRTSARVCKNVFQTPLPTVAAALSLQTFLGSLTEEYVSKCFAGHRSESCGARGKKAAGCWHEAGWALAVRRRYVAGGRCKSTARLEGKVVIITGANTGIGKATAKDLAQRGARIIIACRDIAKAEAAASEIRAETGNQQVIVKKLDLADTKSIREFAEKFLAEEKELHILINNAGVMLCPYSKTADGFEMHLGVNHLGHFLLTFLLLERLKQSAPARIVNVSSLAHHGGRIRFHDLQGEKSYNRGLAYCHSKLANVLFTRELARRLQGTKVTANALHPGSVYSELVRHSSVMSWLWKIFSFFLKTPSEGAQTSIYCAVAEELDSVTGQYFSDCQPAYVSPRGRDDETAKKLWSVSCELLGIQWD; translated from the exons ATGACGCGAACCTCGGCGCGGGTTtgtaaaaatgtgtttcaaacGCCACTGCCGACAGTTGCCGCTGCGCTGTCTCTGCAGACATTTCTCGGCTCCTTAACTGAGGAGTACGTTTCAAAATGTTTCGCGGGACACAGGTCGGAGTCGTGCGGTGCTCGGGGTAAAAAAGCAGCGGGCTGCTGGCATGAAGCCGGCTGGGCCCTCGCTGTCCGCAG GCGGTATGTCGCTGGAGGACGGTGTAAGTCGACAGCAAGGCTGGAGGGGAAGGTGGTGATAATCACTGGAGCCAACACAGGCATCGGGAAGGCGACCGCCAAAGACCTCGCGCAAAGAG GTGCAAGGATAATTATTGCCTGCAGAGACATAGCAAAggcagaagctgcagccagtGAAATCCGAGCTGAGACAGGGAACCAGCAAGTCATTGTGAAAAAACTGGACTTGGCTGATACGAAGTCCATCCGCGAGTTTGCTGAGAAATTTCTCGCAG AGGAGAAGGAACTCCATATTCTCATTAATAATGCTGGGGTAATGTTATGCCCTTACTCCAAGACTGCTGATGGTTTTGAGATGCATCTGGGAGTCAATCATCTTG GTCATTTTCTCTTGACTTTCCTCTTGCTGGAGCGTCTGAAGCAGTCTGCCCCAGCCCGCATCGTGAACGTGTCCTCACTGGCTCATCACGGAGGCCGAATCCGCTTCCATGATCTCCAGGGTGAGAAGAGCTACAATCGTGGCCTCGCCTACTGTCACAGCAAACTGGCAAATGTGCTCTTCACCCGGGAGCTGGCCAGGCGGCTGCAAG GCACTAAAGTCACAGCAAATGCTCTCCATCCTGGTTCTGTCTATTCCGAACTGGTCCGGCACTCATCTGTAATGAGCTGGCTGTGGAAGATATTCTCCTTCTTCTTGAAGACGCCTAGTGAAGGAGCTCAGACCAGTATCTACTGTGCAGTAGCTGAGGAGCTGGACTCTGTGACAGGACAGTACTTCAG TGATTGCCAGCCAGCGTATGTATCTCCACGTGGTCGGGACGATGAGACGGCAAAGAAGCTCTGGAGCGTGAGCTGTGAGCTCCTTGGCATCCAGTGGGACTGA
- the VTI1B gene encoding vesicle transport through interaction with t-SNAREs homolog 1B isoform X1, with the protein MAGRGSSSSEHLERLHEIFRGLHGDLRGVPERLRGSAAEEKKKLVREFDEKQREANETLREMEEELKYAPVPFRNQMMSKIRAYRRDLSMFQREMRSTDLGLGRGNQGDTKYGIFATENEQSTNLQSQRVLLLQGTDSLNRASESIERSHRIAAETDQIGTDIIEELGEQREQLERTKSRLVNTSENLSKSRKILRSMSRRVTTNKLLLSIIIILELAILGGVVYLKFFRKK; encoded by the exons ATGGCGGGCCGCGGGTCCTCGTCCTCGGAGCACCTGGAGCGGCTGCACGAGATCTTCCGAGGGCTGCACGGAGACCTGCGGGGCGTCCCCGAGCGGCtgcggggcagcgcggccg aggagaagaaaaaactgGTTCGAGAGTTCGATGAGAAGCAGCGTGAAGCCAATGAGACG CTGCGGGAAATGGAGGAAGAACTGAAGTATGCTCCTGTGCCTTTCCGCAACCAAATGATGAGCAAAATCCGAGCGTACAGAAGAGACCTGTCCATGTTccagagagagatgagaagcaCAGATTTGGGATTGGGCCGTGGAAACCAAGGCGATACAAAATATGGAATCTTCGCCACAGAAAATGAACAGAGC ACTAACCTGCAGTCACAGAGGGTGCTGCTTCTCCAGGGCACAGACAGTCTGAACCGAGCCAGTGAGAGCATCGAGCGCTCGCACCGCATCGCTGCTGAAACCGATCAGATTGGCACAGATATCATCGAGGAACTCGGCGAGCAGCGGGAGCAACTGGAACGCACCAAGAGCAGG TTGGTGAATACAAGTGAGAACTTGAGCAAGAGCCGCAAGATTCTACGCTCGATGTCCCGGAG AGTAACCACAAATAAGTTGTTGCTGTCAATTATCATCATCCTGGAACTGGCCATCCTAGGAGGTGTGGTCTACTTGAAGTTCTTTCGCAAGAAATGA
- the LOC120754543 gene encoding retinol dehydrogenase 12-like isoform X2 → MLNCWEAALGAAVSIPVFLFVAAPYIRRYVAGGRCKSTARLEGKVVIITGANTGIGKATAKDLAQRGARIIIACRDIAKAEAAASEIRAETGNQQVIVKKLDLADTKSIREFAEKFLAEEKELHILINNAGVMLCPYSKTADGFEMHLGVNHLGHFLLTFLLLERLKQSAPARIVNVSSLAHHGGRIRFHDLQGEKSYNRGLAYCHSKLANVLFTRELARRLQGTKVTANALHPGSVYSELVRHSSVMSWLWKIFSFFLKTPSEGAQTSIYCAVAEELDSVTGQYFSDCQPAYVSPRGRDDETAKKLWSVSCELLGIQWD, encoded by the exons ATGCTCAACTGCTGGGAAGCTGCGCTCGGCGCCGCCGTCTCCATCCCCGTCTTTCTTTTCGTGGCAGCGCCCTACATCAG GCGGTATGTCGCTGGAGGACGGTGTAAGTCGACAGCAAGGCTGGAGGGGAAGGTGGTGATAATCACTGGAGCCAACACAGGCATCGGGAAGGCGACCGCCAAAGACCTCGCGCAAAGAG GTGCAAGGATAATTATTGCCTGCAGAGACATAGCAAAggcagaagctgcagccagtGAAATCCGAGCTGAGACAGGGAACCAGCAAGTCATTGTGAAAAAACTGGACTTGGCTGATACGAAGTCCATCCGCGAGTTTGCTGAGAAATTTCTCGCAG AGGAGAAGGAACTCCATATTCTCATTAATAATGCTGGGGTAATGTTATGCCCTTACTCCAAGACTGCTGATGGTTTTGAGATGCATCTGGGAGTCAATCATCTTG GTCATTTTCTCTTGACTTTCCTCTTGCTGGAGCGTCTGAAGCAGTCTGCCCCAGCCCGCATCGTGAACGTGTCCTCACTGGCTCATCACGGAGGCCGAATCCGCTTCCATGATCTCCAGGGTGAGAAGAGCTACAATCGTGGCCTCGCCTACTGTCACAGCAAACTGGCAAATGTGCTCTTCACCCGGGAGCTGGCCAGGCGGCTGCAAG GCACTAAAGTCACAGCAAATGCTCTCCATCCTGGTTCTGTCTATTCCGAACTGGTCCGGCACTCATCTGTAATGAGCTGGCTGTGGAAGATATTCTCCTTCTTCTTGAAGACGCCTAGTGAAGGAGCTCAGACCAGTATCTACTGTGCAGTAGCTGAGGAGCTGGACTCTGTGACAGGACAGTACTTCAG TGATTGCCAGCCAGCGTATGTATCTCCACGTGGTCGGGACGATGAGACGGCAAAGAAGCTCTGGAGCGTGAGCTGTGAGCTCCTTGGCATCCAGTGGGACTGA
- the VTI1B gene encoding vesicle transport through interaction with t-SNAREs homolog 1B isoform X2 produces MAGRGSSSSEHLERLHEIFRGLHGDLRGVPERLRGSAAEEKKKLVREFDEKQREANETLREMEEELKYAPVPFRNQMMSKIRAYRRDLSMFQREMRSTDLGLGRGNQGDTKYGIFATENEQSTNLQSQRVLLLQGTDSLNRASESIERSHRIAAETDQIGTDIIEELGEQREQLERTKSRLVNTSENLSKSRKILRSMSRRRCGLLEVLSQEMNLHDQDELFH; encoded by the exons ATGGCGGGCCGCGGGTCCTCGTCCTCGGAGCACCTGGAGCGGCTGCACGAGATCTTCCGAGGGCTGCACGGAGACCTGCGGGGCGTCCCCGAGCGGCtgcggggcagcgcggccg aggagaagaaaaaactgGTTCGAGAGTTCGATGAGAAGCAGCGTGAAGCCAATGAGACG CTGCGGGAAATGGAGGAAGAACTGAAGTATGCTCCTGTGCCTTTCCGCAACCAAATGATGAGCAAAATCCGAGCGTACAGAAGAGACCTGTCCATGTTccagagagagatgagaagcaCAGATTTGGGATTGGGCCGTGGAAACCAAGGCGATACAAAATATGGAATCTTCGCCACAGAAAATGAACAGAGC ACTAACCTGCAGTCACAGAGGGTGCTGCTTCTCCAGGGCACAGACAGTCTGAACCGAGCCAGTGAGAGCATCGAGCGCTCGCACCGCATCGCTGCTGAAACCGATCAGATTGGCACAGATATCATCGAGGAACTCGGCGAGCAGCGGGAGCAACTGGAACGCACCAAGAGCAGG TTGGTGAATACAAGTGAGAACTTGAGCAAGAGCCGCAAGATTCTACGCTCGATGTCCCGGAG GAGGTGTGGTCTACTTGAAGTTCTTTCGCAAGAAATGAACCTTCATGACCAAGATGAGCTTTTCCACTGA